From the Maioricimonas rarisocia genome, one window contains:
- a CDS encoding RluA family pseudouridine synthase, with protein MSEALSQDPVHVTVEARAHGWRVDHYLSRLFPNYSRALFQKAIGEGHILLNGLPVKASRRLRVNDRIAVRLPEVPDERLVPEDIPLDILYEDEALVVVNKPADMVTHPAKSNFHGTMAAAVQFHFDQLSDVAGQLRPGIVHRLDRDTTGVIIVARDNSVHHRLSGQFERREVTKEYRAIVRGELDRDADLIQTHVRVHPKVREKMIVCEPGDNTREAVTRYQVLERFRGFTYVRLLPKTGRTHQLRIHMQHLKHPIIADRLYAGHAQVTLGDIAGDAVAADGEKPLITRQALHAFRLDIRHPVTDQPMQFEAPLPEDMARMLDALRTYRNLDR; from the coding sequence ATGTCAGAAGCTCTCTCCCAGGATCCGGTTCACGTCACCGTCGAAGCCCGGGCGCACGGCTGGCGGGTGGACCACTATCTGTCACGGCTGTTCCCCAACTACAGCCGCGCGCTCTTCCAGAAGGCGATTGGCGAGGGACACATTCTGCTCAATGGTCTGCCGGTCAAAGCCTCCCGCCGACTTCGCGTCAACGATCGCATCGCAGTCCGTCTGCCTGAAGTCCCCGACGAACGTCTCGTTCCCGAAGACATCCCCCTCGACATCCTCTACGAGGACGAAGCACTCGTCGTCGTCAACAAGCCGGCCGATATGGTGACTCATCCGGCCAAGTCGAACTTTCACGGGACGATGGCGGCGGCGGTGCAGTTTCACTTCGACCAGCTCAGCGACGTTGCCGGCCAGCTTCGCCCGGGCATCGTCCACCGCCTCGACCGCGATACAACCGGCGTGATCATCGTGGCCCGCGACAACTCGGTACACCACCGTCTGAGCGGACAGTTCGAACGCCGCGAGGTCACCAAGGAGTACCGGGCGATCGTACGGGGCGAACTGGATCGCGACGCGGACCTCATCCAGACACACGTTCGCGTGCACCCGAAAGTCCGCGAGAAAATGATCGTCTGCGAGCCGGGCGACAACACGCGGGAAGCGGTCACCCGCTACCAGGTTCTCGAACGCTTCCGCGGATTCACGTATGTCCGCCTGCTGCCGAAGACCGGACGAACGCACCAGCTTCGCATTCACATGCAGCACCTGAAGCATCCGATCATTGCGGATCGCTTGTACGCCGGCCACGCGCAGGTCACGCTGGGTGACATTGCCGGCGACGCCGTGGCGGCCGATGGCGAGAAACCGCTGATCACCCGCCAGGCGCTGCATGCGTTCCGACTCGACATCCGACATCCCGTGACCGACCAGCCAATGCAGTTCGAAGCGCCGCTCCCCGAGGATATGGCGCGAATGCTGGATGCCCTTCGCACCTACAGGAACCTCGACCGATGA
- a CDS encoding fumarylacetoacetate hydrolase family protein, translating into MKLARVALTDGSHHVAEVVGDQVVLLELAATSGCSSLADILHTDDPAATARSARTERALPLDQVKLLAPIDQQDVWAAGVTYKRSQVARMEESEHGASHYDRVYSADRPELFFKATPSRVSGPDEPVRVRADSEWSVPEPEFTLVINPAGKIVGYTIGNDMSARDIEGENPLYLPQAKVYRQCAGLGPVILLATDPLDLAATTIRLTIEREGSTAFEGNTSLEQLNRKLEDLAGWLYREDAFPEGAFLMTGTGIVPADDFTLQAGDVISIEVAGIGTLTNPVVCG; encoded by the coding sequence ATGAAGCTCGCCCGCGTTGCCCTCACCGATGGCTCCCACCACGTCGCCGAAGTGGTTGGCGATCAGGTCGTGTTGCTGGAACTGGCCGCCACGTCCGGCTGCAGTTCGCTGGCCGACATCCTGCACACCGACGATCCGGCCGCCACGGCCCGCTCTGCACGAACGGAACGCGCACTGCCGCTCGATCAGGTCAAACTGCTCGCCCCGATCGACCAGCAGGACGTGTGGGCCGCCGGCGTGACGTACAAGCGCAGCCAGGTCGCCCGAATGGAAGAATCGGAGCACGGCGCTTCGCATTACGACCGCGTCTACTCGGCCGATCGACCGGAACTGTTCTTCAAGGCCACGCCCAGCCGCGTTTCCGGCCCCGACGAGCCGGTCCGCGTTCGTGCCGACAGCGAATGGTCCGTCCCCGAACCGGAGTTCACGCTGGTGATCAATCCGGCCGGAAAGATCGTCGGCTACACGATCGGCAACGACATGTCGGCCCGCGACATCGAAGGAGAGAATCCTCTCTACCTGCCGCAGGCCAAGGTCTACCGGCAGTGCGCGGGACTGGGACCGGTCATTCTGCTGGCGACCGACCCGCTCGACCTGGCCGCCACGACCATCCGGCTTACGATCGAGCGGGAAGGGAGCACGGCCTTCGAAGGAAACACGTCCCTCGAGCAGCTCAACCGCAAGCTCGAAGACCTGGCCGGCTGGCTGTATCGGGAGGATGCCTTCCCGGAAGGGGCATTTCTGATGACCGGCACCGGCATCGTCCCGGCGGATGACTTCACGCTGCAGGCGGGCGATGTCATCTCCATTGAAGTGGCCGGCATCGGCACGTTGACCAACCCGGTGGTCTGCGGCTGA
- the cysK gene encoding cysteine synthase A: MPIFNDNAESIGRTPLVKINRLTKDLKATVLAKVEGRNPAYSVKCRIGAAMIWDAEQTGKLKPGMHVVEPTSGNTGIALAFVCAARGYPLTLTMPDTMSVERRMMLKSFGANLVLTPGADGMKGAIQKAEELSANPEYFMPQQFDNPANPEIHFRTTGPEIWEDTQGKIDILVAGVGTGGTITGVSRFIKKEMAHPLHSIAVEPTASPVLSGGEPGKHKIQGIGAGFVPSILDMSLVDEVVQVTDEESFEMAPRVAREEGITCGISCGAAMSAALKVAARPENEGKTIVVVLPDSGERYLSTPMFDTVRE; the protein is encoded by the coding sequence ATGCCGATCTTTAACGACAATGCCGAGTCCATTGGCCGCACGCCGCTGGTTAAGATTAACCGGCTCACGAAGGACCTTAAGGCCACTGTGCTGGCAAAAGTCGAGGGCCGCAACCCCGCTTACAGCGTCAAGTGCCGCATTGGCGCCGCGATGATCTGGGACGCCGAGCAGACAGGCAAGCTCAAACCGGGCATGCACGTCGTCGAGCCGACCAGTGGCAATACGGGAATCGCACTGGCGTTCGTCTGTGCAGCCCGTGGCTATCCGCTGACCCTCACCATGCCCGACACGATGTCGGTCGAGCGACGGATGATGCTCAAGTCGTTCGGTGCGAACCTCGTGCTCACTCCCGGAGCCGACGGCATGAAGGGAGCGATCCAGAAAGCCGAAGAGCTTTCGGCCAATCCCGAATACTTCATGCCCCAGCAGTTCGACAACCCGGCCAATCCCGAGATTCACTTTCGCACAACCGGGCCGGAAATCTGGGAAGACACCCAGGGCAAGATCGACATCCTCGTTGCCGGCGTGGGAACGGGTGGTACGATCACAGGCGTCTCCCGCTTCATCAAGAAGGAGATGGCCCACCCGCTGCATTCGATCGCCGTCGAACCGACCGCCAGCCCGGTCCTCTCCGGTGGCGAGCCGGGCAAGCACAAGATTCAGGGAATCGGAGCCGGCTTCGTGCCGTCCATCCTCGACATGTCGCTGGTGGACGAAGTCGTGCAGGTCACCGACGAAGAGTCCTTCGAGATGGCCCCGCGAGTCGCCCGCGAAGAAGGAATCACCTGCGGCATCAGTTGCGGTGCCGCGATGTCAGCCGCGCTGAAGGTCGCCGCCCGGCCCGAGAACGAAGGGAAGACCATCGTCGTCGTGCTGCCGGACTCCGGCGAACGGTACCTCTCCACGCCGATGTTCGATACGGTTCGCGAATAG